Proteins encoded in a region of the Hyphomicrobiales bacterium genome:
- the glp gene encoding gephyrin-like molybdotransferase Glp produces MLLPVHEALTRVLEDAPKTQTIHVPLHEADGYTLATNVAATRTQPPFAASAMDGYAVRHADLVLGKSLEVIGESAAGHRFSGTFQAGSAVRIFTGAPLPDGADTILIQEDAERDGDTIIPREIPKCGLYVRPAGMDFAENEELISAGTILNFQSISIAAAMNHPTLPVHKKPIIGIMSNGDELVLPGEVPNDDQIIASNAFGVASLVRAAGGEVIDLGIARDTTSDIVNAFDRAQSAKCDVLVTLGGASVGDHDLIKPALAKKGVTLDFWKIAMRPGKPFMFGKLDNMRMLGMPGNPVSSLVCSLLFLRPLLLAMQGRDPAYDLDTALVGTPIPKNSQRPAYLRAFAAKVDGKWVVDTFAQQDSSILSVLAKSNCLVLRDSFEEPAKTGDRCTIMWI; encoded by the coding sequence ATGCTGCTGCCGGTCCATGAAGCTCTCACCCGTGTCTTAGAAGATGCACCAAAAACTCAAACTATACATGTGCCGCTTCATGAAGCCGATGGCTATACGCTCGCGACAAATGTTGCTGCCACACGCACACAGCCACCCTTTGCAGCTTCCGCCATGGACGGCTATGCCGTGCGCCATGCGGATTTGGTGCTTGGAAAATCACTTGAAGTCATAGGTGAATCTGCTGCAGGACACCGATTTTCCGGCACGTTTCAAGCTGGCAGTGCTGTAAGAATATTCACCGGCGCGCCCCTGCCCGATGGCGCAGATACCATCTTAATACAGGAAGATGCAGAGCGCGATGGCGATACGATCATACCGCGCGAGATACCAAAATGTGGTCTTTATGTTCGCCCAGCAGGAATGGATTTTGCCGAAAATGAAGAACTGATCAGCGCTGGCACCATCTTAAACTTTCAATCAATATCCATTGCAGCCGCCATGAACCACCCGACCCTGCCGGTTCACAAAAAGCCAATCATTGGTATCATGTCAAACGGTGATGAATTGGTCCTGCCCGGTGAAGTTCCCAATGATGATCAAATTATTGCGTCAAACGCTTTTGGTGTTGCCAGCCTCGTGCGAGCAGCAGGCGGTGAAGTGATAGACCTTGGCATTGCACGGGACACAACATCAGATATCGTCAATGCCTTTGATCGCGCCCAAAGCGCGAAATGCGATGTTCTCGTCACACTTGGCGGCGCATCCGTGGGTGATCACGACCTCATCAAACCCGCATTAGCGAAAAAAGGCGTGACACTCGATTTTTGGAAAATCGCTATGCGTCCAGGCAAGCCTTTCATGTTTGGCAAATTAGACAACATGCGCATGCTCGGCATGCCGGGCAATCCTGTTTCCTCTCTTGTCTGTAGCCTGTTGTTTTTGCGCCCGCTCTTGCTTGCCATGCAGGGGCGCGATCCAGCCTATGATCTTGATACAGCCCTTGTTGGCACCCCAATTCCTAAAAACTCACAACGCCCCGCCTATTTGCGCGCATTTGCTGCTAAAGTGGACGGGAAATGGGTGGTTGATACTTTTGCGCAGCAAGATAGTTCGATTTTATCAGTCTTAGCAAAATCCAACTGTCTCGTCTTGCGTGACTCTTTTGAAGAACCTGCAAAAACTGGTGATCGTTGCACCATAATGTGGATTTAA